From the genome of Nicotiana sylvestris chromosome 2, ASM39365v2, whole genome shotgun sequence, one region includes:
- the LOC104236821 gene encoding uncharacterized protein — protein sequence MLSWNVRGLNTPNKQKEVKLLCTNENIGLVNLLETKVKTGNMEKVINNMFGGWKYITNLDHHYNGRVVVAWRPDYYQVKYISGTAQSITGLVTDVVLQKEFYITVVYAFNTREERRSLWQHLESMSGGIKQPWLVTGDFNSVLLADDRIGGNPVTMCEVVDFQECIDTCELMELPCGGSRYTWNDKYGDNRVFSKIDWAFVNREWMDYMPVIQAIYLVEGISDHCPLRISKDTGGGKRDKTFKYCNVWALHPQFKEVVTQGWQQQVAWYSMFQVVKKLKLLKKALKKLNHQHFRNILVEAEEDRAALNQAQNRLHSDPSNKALQEQETIMYHKFRNSSYLAKMFLLQRSKASWIKLGGDNIRYFYSVIRHKRLQQAIIQIKDHHGELTTDNASKTNVLVDYYETMLSKEGRRRAKTFHSFLKNCTTLNASQQMELIQPYTVKEVK from the coding sequence ATGCTAAGCTGGAATGTTAGGGGCTTAAATACTCCTAACAAACAAAAGGAGGTAAAACTCCTATGTACTAATGAAAATATAGGTTTAGTAAACTTGCTTGAGACTAAGGTGAAAACTGGCAATATGGAGAAAGTAATAAATAATATGTTTGGAGGATGGAAGTATATTACAAATCTGGATCACCATTATAATGGTCGAGTAGTTGTAGCATGGAGACCTGATTACTATCAGGTCAAGTACATAAGTGGTACTGCCCAAAGTATAACCGGCCTGGTTACAGATGTTGTTCTGCAGAAGGAATTTTATATTACAGTTGTGTATGCTTTTAATACAagggaagaaagaagaagtttatGGCAACATTTAGAAAGTATGAGTGGAGGAATTAAGCAACCATGGTTGGTAACAGGAGATTTCAACTCTGTCCTGCTAGCAGATGATAGAATAGGAGGAAATCCTGTTACTATGTGTGAAGTGGTGGATTTCCAAGAGTGTATTGACACTTGTGAACTCATGGAGTTACCATGTGGAGGTAGTAGATACACATGGAATGACAAATATGGTGATAATAGAgtcttttcaaagattgactggGCTTTTGTAAATAGAGAGTGGATGGATTATATGCCAGTGATTCAAGCTATATATTTAGTGGAGGGAATAAGTGATCATTGTCCACTGAGAATAAGTAAAGATACAGGAGGGGGGAAGAGGGATAAAACTTTTAAATACTGTAATGTGTGGGCTCTACATCCTCAGTTTAAAGAGGTTGTGACACAAGGTTGGCAACAACAAGTAGCATGGTATAGTATGTTCCAAGTAGTTAAGAAATTGAAGTTACTAAAGAAGGCACTGAAAAAGCTCAATCATCAACACTTCAGGAATATCTTAGTAGAGGCAGAGGAAGATAGGGCAGCTCTAAACCAAGCTCAAAATAGATTGCATTCTGACCCCTCTAACAAAGCTTTACAAGAACAGGAGACAATCATGTATCATAAATTCAGGAATTCCTCTTATCTAGCTAAAATGTTTTTATTGCAAAGGAGCAAAGCAAGCTGGATTAAGCTAGGAGGTGACAACATCAGATATTTCTACTCAGTAATCAGACACAAAAGACTCCAACAAGCCATTATACAGATCAAGGATCACCATGGGGAATTAACTACAGATAATGCAAGCAAAACAAATGTTCTGGTAGACTACTATGAAACTATGCTAAGCAAGGAAGGAAGAAGAAGAGCAAAAACATTTCATAGCTTTCTGAAGAATTGCACTACACTGAATGCTTCACAGCAGATGGAACTCATACAACCATACACAGTCAAGGAAGTGAAATAG